CGCCTCCTCCGCCATCGTCCGGGGCGTCGCCGCCTTCTTCCTCGCCTGGCTCGGCGCCTTCAAGGtcgcgctcctcgccgccggccgcggCCCGCTCGACCCCGCCCTCCCCGTGCTCCCGTTCCTCTTCACCGCCTTGCTCCCCGTCAAGCTCCGCCGCGGCGGCGCCGCTGGAGCAATGTCCGAGGCCAAGGCGGCGCCCTCGCTCGCCTCCTGCGCGGTCAAGGCCGCCGTCATGGCCGCCCTCGTGGGCCTCTACCGGCTCAACGCCCGGCTGCACCTCTACGCGCGCCTGGCGCTGTACGGCGTCCACACCTACTGCTTCCTGGACCTGCTCCTCCcctgcatcgccgccgccgcgcccgcgctcGGCATGGAGACGGAGCCGCAGTTCGACCGGCCGTACCTGGCCTCCTTGCTGCGGGACTTCTGGGGCCGGCGGTGGAACCTCATGGTGTCGGCCATCCTCCGGCCGTCGGTGTACGACCCCGTGCGCGCCCGCGCGGGGGGCGCCGCGGGCGTGCTGGCCTCGTTTGCGGTGTCCGGGGCGATGCACGAGGCCATGGTGTGCTACCTCAGCCTGCGGTGGCCGCCCGGCGGCGGGATGGCCGCCTTCTTCGCCCTCCACGGCGCCTGCTGCGTCGCCGAGGGGTGGTGCGCGCGGCGgtgggcggcgaggaggccgccgcgcGCCGTGGCGACGGTGGGTGTGGGGCTGTTCGTGGCGGGCACGTCGTTCTGGCTCTTCTTCCCGGCGCTGCTCAAGGACGGCGTCGAGGAGAGGTTCCTGGACGAGTGGGCTGCCGTGGCGGCCTTCTTCCTCGACGCCGGCTGAAAGATGAATTCCATTGTTGTACAGTCGACGGAGTAGCTAGCAATAGTAATTGCTTCCATGAAAGCAGTCAAATCATGGATCACCAAGTGAACTACTCTGATGGTTCAGTGAAAACGAAACGAAAAGCGCCTGGAGTATCTCCAACAGAAGCGTTATATAAACGACGCGCGGTATAAAAATTACTTTTAGCGCGCGGGGACCCGGTTTGAAATCTCCAGCAGCCGCACAAAAAGCGCGCGTGTGTTATAATTAATGCAGCACACGCATCAAAAAGGCATCGCGCGCAGCATATTTAGTGCGCCCGGTCATTCGCGCGCTGCAAACTCTGGGCTGCTGCAGATGGGACCGCTTGATTGGGACCATTGGACTCGCACGCACAACATATTTTGCAGCGTTTGTTGAAGCAAACGTCTTCTAGCGCCCTAAAAAAATATGCTTGCGCGTTGTAAACCCGTTTTTTGGGCGCCGCGCATTGAGCGTCTGTTGAAGATGCTCGATAG
The window above is part of the Triticum aestivum cultivar Chinese Spring chromosome 2A, IWGSC CS RefSeq v2.1, whole genome shotgun sequence genome. Proteins encoded here:
- the LOC123191424 gene encoding probable long-chain-alcohol O-fatty-acyltransferase 5; amino-acid sequence: MACPSGAGRWEVVVGNSSSSARALYHHAVASAGRERAGHGAPAVSVAVAAAALYARAASSLLRPGLPLLAAAPLAFASSAIVRGVAAFFLAWLGAFKVALLAAGRGPLDPALPVLPFLFTALLPVKLRRGGAAGAMSEAKAAPSLASCAVKAAVMAALVGLYRLNARLHLYARLALYGVHTYCFLDLLLPCIAAAAPALGMETEPQFDRPYLASLLRDFWGRRWNLMVSAILRPSVYDPVRARAGGAAGVLASFAVSGAMHEAMVCYLSLRWPPGGGMAAFFALHGACCVAEGWCARRWAARRPPRAVATVGVGLFVAGTSFWLFFPALLKDGVEERFLDEWAAVAAFFLDAG